The nucleotide sequence ACAACCTACATTTCCTTTAAATACAAAGTAGCAAAGGGTTTTCAATGAAGTTCCCTAGTCTTAACTGTGCTGTTaagttttctttacttttaaacagctgtGAAGGTTTCCATATAGAGCAGTTCTCTCCTGATGTAGCTCCGCTAGTATTAACTGCCCCTCAATGCACTCTGTGCTGATCTCCGAAGCCCCAATACTCTACATACTATACATGTGAGGATAtagaaactgcaaaaaaaaaatcaaataagtaAACTGTGTAATAAGCATGAACATTGGAAAAGGCATTAACGCTAATGCGAGGGTAGGGAAATTCATCTTTTTCATCTTGTTGTagaaaacatgtttaattaacGAAATTCAAAACTCCCATTTCTGCACCATTACTTGCTACCAAGTCCATGCTTTCCAATTCACATGCTCAGGCAGGGCAAGCACCAGCGGAGTCTGGCTGCAGTGTCATATTGTAGATCAAATACCACCCATCACATCACAatattactatttatattacCCTGGTTTCTCCACAGCCATGCGTAATTCAatcattaattaattatatttcattattattattagaatgatgattttaaaaacacacacatccttTAACTTAGAatagtaattataataataagttaaaaaaaagttcAGTGTTGAACTCAAATTCACTGAATACCTAAGAAAATGAAGCATGAGGATGTAAACTTGGTTGGCTCTTGTTTGTTCAGTTTAAGAAAGAAGAGACTTTCTCGCtcttttttcctctccactgttGCAGGCTGCTGCAGGGATGCCTAACttgagatattatatatatatatatatatatatatatatatatatatatatatatatatatatatatatatatatatatatatatatataattatatacacacacatattgtgTTTATTCTGTTGAAGGAGGCTCAGGAAACCTCATGGATTATCCTGGCTGTTTTTTATCATCGCTTGAGAAGTGGTCCATTGTTAGTGTGTCCGATGCAGGAAGGGGGCTGGAATGCACACTGTTTTGcactgtttttgtctttttttttttttttttttgattggggTTTTACCTGGACCTAATAAATCTTCCCCGACTGgagtacatataaaaaaagagaaaactttAATCCCAGTGCATTTCTTTTCACTAAATTCTTAATCAAATCCACACATTTGTTCAGTTTCTTTGTTCCTTTGGCTGCACAGAatacagaaaaattaaaaaaaaaaaagtctattcctatccccacccccaccccccaatcaACCAGTAAACACCAAATAGCCCAATGACGGCTACAATTGTGTTACATATACATGTGGGCCAGTTATCACATTTCCATTTTAGGCAGGTCCCTTCAGTTTAGTCCAGATGTAGGCAGGTTCTGCATTTGTCATTTGATGGGTCTATAAAGGGATACCTTACTTGCTTATGCATGGAATTGAAAAACGTTGCAAGGTTCTTGCGATCAGCATTTTTTTATTCTCGTCATTCCCCTGCGACAGTCTCATGAATGAGGTGGATTGGGTGGGTGGATTGGGTTTGTGGATTGGGTGGGTGGTTGGTTGGCTGGCTGGTTGGGTGGTTGGCTGGTTGGTTgggtggttggttggttggttggctgGCTGGTTgggtggttggttggttggttggctgGCTGGTTGGGTGGTTGGTTGGTTGGGTGGTTGGTTGGGTGGTTGGTTGGTGTCATTCACGTTCTCGTGGCTCAGTGAGAGAGTGTGGAAGGGGCTTTATGAGTTATTCGTTGTGTTCTCGTTGCCGGGAGAactggaggaagaggaggaggatgaagaggaggaggaggagaaattCATCCCCGATAACCCAGGCGGATTTGTCGCTGTGTTCTGTCCACTTAAACTTTTCCTGCAAACTGGACACGTGTCGTgctaaagaaagaaataaaaagaaagaaacacattagGTAACGGTTCACAAATACcttaacttcaaaacactcagtaATTGGTCAACTAGATACAGTTTCAGACGGTGCCTTCATCACTTTTAGGAAAGCATTAGACAAATCTTTTGTCTACTTAACAACTGAGAATTTAAATTAAGCTTGGCATGCTGTGCAGAGTCAACAACACAGAGATACAGTAACTCATACAGACGTATACATAAATTCATAAACACAACAGTCTCCAGACTGCAGATCATTTCTTGCTAAGCGTCCAGCTGCTAAGTAGTGCAGAGTACAAAATAAGTTGAAACAAACTCACCTGTTCAAGCCACGGTACTATACAATCATTGTGAAACATGTGATTGCATGGGAGCTGCCTTACATTTTCTCCTACGGTGTAATCTTCTTTACAGACGGGACATTCTAGACCTgaacctgaaaaaaaacaaacaaaaacagctttgtCATAAACAAGCAGACCCCCTAGACCACGATATATACAGGTTACAGGTCACAGCATCACACAGGCCACAGTGCATAGCTTCAAGCAAATGCCCCTGCAAAACAAACTTGGGGAGCATGTGATGTGGAACATGTTTGACCTTTTTTGTTCCAACAACAGGACAGGAAGCATTTGGTAAAACGGCATCACAATTTAATTTAGGATTGTTTCCAGATGTGCACTGGGTAGGTCTGATAGAAGCAAGCGCATTATCTCATAGCTAATAATAATTTTGGCAAAATACAATTCATTACATTTCACGTTTAAAACCGTACATATATTACACAATAGAAGCGCCCGTACCTACGTGTTCTTCTGTAACCTGCACTGTGGGGAGGCTCTTAATTTTATCTCTGTCTGCCGGAGGGGGGCCGGTGTTTTCAAACTGATTTAATAACTGGTGGGGTAAAGAAAGGAAGAGAACCACGGTTAAAGTAACATTCAATTTATAAATCAAAATCGCTGTACAGCTTAAACTACGTAGCAGAGTAAGATCCATTTGACCCCGCCCCCCCTCATTCAATGTACCTGTGTTATAATTGCATCAAGTCCGTTCGCCCCCCATGCATAGTCCATTGGGTTTGAGTGCAACATACCCCTTGAAAAAAAGACCACAGGGAATCAGATCAAGACAACTGACATGGCTTTAGTTGATGCACCTTTGCCAGTTTGTATCGGTgcctatattaaaatatatcactTTTCCATGAATGCATTAATTATAATAACTGCCGACAAGTAATATAAGCATCATAAGCAATGTCATGCATCATGCCGATTAGGAAGTTCTCTGTTAAAAGGGGCAGCCGCACCCCATCTGCACCACACATCACACTGGTCTGAACTCGTTCCTCTTTGCCTAAAGACATTTCAAACCTGAAAGGAACACAGAGGCAGCCAATATTTTTCTCCACTCTCTTTGACTAAGCAATTTGAACTACTTGCATACTTGTCACATCGATTCAGGCTCACGGATGATATGCTGAAACCTACTGTCAAGTATTTTGATCAAAAAGCTTTTGCCAAGCCACTGTAAGCAGCTCTGCTTATGAATATTCCTTAAAACTTCCCAAAATGTACTTACCAGGGACCCAGTCCTATGTTTGGAATGGCTGTAGGTGCTATAATTCCATTCACTAACTGCTGGATAATTCTGTATCAGGAAAACAAATCTGTGTTATACAGTGTACAGACTCAAAAGCACAGTGCAATTCTGCATAATAggacaaagaacaaaaaacaaacaaacacaaaagcttTTGTATTTCTGCCAGCTCGTGTTTTGTAAAGCCACAGATCTGGATGCTTGTTCCATGGATTCAGAAATACAAATTGCATAATTTGAATAAAAATTACAAGTCTAACACAGTTTTTAAAGTGTAGTGTCCCGTCCCTTCAATTTTGTCATTACCCTTCTAGCGTGGGAACCCCCTCGTGCCTCCCTGTCTGCCGTCTTGCCATGTGCCGCGCCCTGGGTTGCCTGGCACCATAGCGCTGCCTTGACGCCAGCTCCCTCTCCCTGCGATTCTCTGTCTCCCTGTTGTCTTCCGAGGGTGGCCCTGCGCTGAACTCAAAGTTCTCGTCAAAAATCCCCAACGCAAACTGCCCGTAGCCGGGGGGAAAGGTGAACATGTGCTGGTCCAGGGTCTGCAGGGAAATCGGGACGAATTCAACTTCTTAACATATTAAAGCTGGTACTTTATCACGATGCACTAGAACATAGTGTACATGGAAAAGACTGAACAGACATTGAGTAAATATCCTTAAACTGCACACAAtgtataaacactacagctgCTCTCTATATGACATATCTCTGACAACGGTTAAATGCTGAGGACAAATTCTGAACTCTCCTCTCACTACCAGGGTCTGGGTCAATTCCTGTTATTCCAATACCAgttccatttcctttttaaaatcaattaccaGTTCCCAAGTCCAATTctttcgaaggaactggaattgatattttagagacagttgttgtgattgttcaactgttttcatttgaagccaatttcattaactaacagtgacttcaattgaagtaatttgatgccactgtgagaagcttaTTTGAACAGAATTGCCATTTTGtccagtgatgtgttggaattgattaaaagggactGGGAATTGGAatctggaattgaaaaacagaaactGACCAGAACCCTGTTCACTTCATTCTAATCTATTTACAtctccagttatttttttttatttattttttgctttactATGCAGCTCAAAAGGGCCGTCTAGGCTCAGGACCACAGTCATCAAAACTGCTTCTCCAGAACTCCAGGAATACAATGCTGTGAAAACGTATCACCTCCTAGCCCTCTTGAAGTTCTGTAAAATGGCATGATTTTGTATTGTTTCAGCAGAACATAAAGCTGTTTAGTAAGGAAGCTCACAAACCTCAAACTGGTGCCGGTTTTGATCACTGGTagaggctgaagaggtggaacCATTTTCAGCGCTAATTGGGAAAAACAAACATCATTCAGTcctattgaaataaaatattactaacataacattttataaataacttgaactctgcagctgtttaagagctgaaaacaattaaaaatatctaattaagcaaatgatcagttcaatgaagggtctagttaagtaactgagagctcagttggaatgaaaaccagcagacacaggggctcCCCAAGAccggggttgggaaccactgctataaggtacaagggacatgtgtgtcccacaaatacaaaataatgctaACGTTCTTCTTTTTGCAGTGAGACGCATGAAACAGGGTTTAATTCTGCGTACCTTCTCTCTTCAGGTAGTTCTTCGATAAACCCAGACTCACACCTCGGGCAGGTGTAATCCTGTAGGGGgatgaacaaaataaatacatgtaatatTACCTAATACTGTTAATACTACATGACTTAGACGTGTGTTTATTTACTGTACGTATCTGTTTGAAATACACAGTACCAGCCCCCATCTATTCACTCACAGGCACGTCATTCAGTGCGTTCTTCCTGTGTGTATGAAGGCTTCAGCACAAAACTGCAGGGGCACATTTTGTAATTGATGCCTGTTCCTATAACAAGCTGTGTGTCAGGATCTCTCAAGGTTTGTATATTATCCAACCCTCCTCCCAATCacagagggagacagacagaccatCCCCAGCAGAGCGCAATAGAATCCAGAAACAGGATGAACTTCGCTGTCCCAAGTTCAGGATGTGATGACGACACACAAAAGAGTAAACCCTGTGTGAGCCGGGCAATGCTAGACAGGCACTGTAGGGGCTCATTCTAGAAGCCAACCCAAAGTAAAACAATGAATGGGATCGCctgaaagaaaggaagaaaaggcATGGATTCCACGTGATTGTACAgctaacacagaaaaaaaaaaaactacaacactgGACAACCAGAGAATTCAGAGTAAGCAAAAAACGAAATCAAAATGTTGAACTTGCAGTCAGTTTGTAGGTGAAACGCCATTCACTTCTTCAGATGGCAGcaactgctttttttaaataattgtatttatttaaccacagTGATCTATGCAGATAAATTATGCCACCAATACCGGTACATCATCATCAACCACAGTACGCAGGAAGAGCCACATGGTTTGTACCTATCAGGGTGTCACGTGAAATCTAATTTAACCTGAGAGTAAGCGGGGGTGTCCAACACTATAAACCACTTCAGTTCATAATTATAATAACCTCTGTTCACCACGTGGCAATACATGATCAATGCTGAAACCAAAGCCTGTCCAATGAAACGCTCAACAACAAGAACACAAAGtgcaattaagaaataaaatcATCCAGCAAATTAGAGAAAATGCTGATTCCTGTATGTTTTCATGCATGAGATTTGTCTTTTTTCTACAGACCCCAAATAAGCCTGACAGGGCAAGATCAACTGTAGTATGGATTGTGGGTGCTTGTTCCATTGTGATCAGACCCTGGATTTTATTGTGCCCTGCTGGTGACTGTCTGTCTCCCTCTGATTGGAAAGGGGGTGTAGGACCTACAAACAACATTGAGAGATTCTGACACACAGCTTCACATTATAGAAACAGGCATCGACAATAAAATGCCTCTTAGTTTAGTGCTGAGAAAAACCTTATATTCCTTAAATGTATGATACACACATCAGACAATGGGACTCACTGAGTCATGTGCACACCAGTGAAAAGATGGGAGCTggtatatttgaaaatatatgtacagtacttaaACAGGTATATATGTGTGCCCGAACCTCAGACTCATTTATGTTGTAGTGTGCGCTATGGGTTacagattcatttaaaacaaaatgcatgactTGAAAATGTAGGTTTACTGCATTTCCACATCCGACATCTATTTACGTAAAATAATGCTGTTTATTTGAGGACGCGATTCAAGTGCTTTTCGAAAACTGATTACAAATGTTACCTAACGCAACTGAATAATCTTTGCATTTGGCAGGAACAATGGGATTTCAGAGTGAACTGTCGAGCTTAATGAATGTATAACTGGCTGTGATATGCACACAGgtaactttattttgtaaaaacactAATATTCAGACACACATCAGAAAAATAATAGAAACGTCTCCAGCTTGTCACACGGGGGGGGGGAGCCTAGTTCAAATTCAAAGTGTTTTTTACACGTTTCAGTTTCAGTTCACTTGACACGGTTAAGATAATTTCAGACGCTTAATAAAACACATAACTCCATGATCGTTGTGTACCTCGCTGGAGTCTTATCAGAACTGCACAGGGTAACCGGCTTTATTTAAAAACGTGTTAAAGGGTTAATATTCATTACAGAAAACACATAGTAACGTCTCTCGCTTGTGTCAGGCTATATGTGATCAACCACAAACAATCCGTTTGAATGTGAGGTATTTCGATTTTAAACGATGGATGAAGCGATATTATCAACACAACATGTCACCTCAGCGTGACGTTTTGATGTGAATGTGTCTTTGCCCCCGCTGTCAATAAATATATCTATATGtctattttttataatattcTGTATTGCTTCGATACGTTTAACTGTACGttaatactgagacacacagaggccTGTTGGGATGAATACACGGCGGCCACACCACACAGATTCAACGTACCGAACCCCGCCTACCGTTAACACCACCCCCGCAAAGGACCTGCTTCACACTCCGGTCCATGACCGGGTTTCTTACCGGGAGATGCGGGCTGATCTCCGCCGAGCAGCGGTGACAGAAAAACCGACCGGGTCTTGTGGGAGCTTCCGCCATCTTCCGACTTAGtccgagacagacacacacatacgatACAGAACTGGTACGGGCAGCCGGAGGGGACAAAACTCGACttggctggaaaaaaaaaaaacgaaacgcAAAAGACCTCGTCGGCCCTCCACACACTAAGCAGAGCGTGTTATCGTATCCATACTAAAATCTGCATTACAGTTATAAGGCACGTGAAATACAAACCACAGTTAATAGTGATaaatatgaaagaaaaatgaACTGAAAATAGAGTTATTGAGAACTCGACTGTAATTGTTTGCGGACCAACATGGAAGAGAGGCTGCTTATAGTGCTGCTGTCCGGGTACTTTCAATGACTTTCAATGACCTCTCTTGTCatcctaaataaaataaagctgacAGAATAGACACAGTTTAATCAGAGCTCCCTTTTAATCATTAATTCACTTTAGCATTGTATTTTTAGAAgttgcactttttaaaatgtttacttgatttctttctttttttaaacaaaactactgtactgccccccccacacccccacacccccacaccacaCCGATGGCATATCGTTCGTGCTCTCTATTATATTTGACTTGCAGACAGTACAGCATCACCAACATGTCACTATGAAACTGTAATTCGTATTTATAAACACAAGAGGGCGCTGTTGTACTGCAAGAACTTTCAATACAGTAAATTTAAATAAACGTATGGGGTTTAAGGGAAGCCAGACAAAGTCGTCTCTGGTTGTGGGGGTGTAACGATTCATCGTGTATCGATAAATCGCGATACCTTCTTTTCATGATATATCGTATCGTAATAGAGGCATGTATCACACAACAGCAGAGCTCATTCTAGTTCAGTAAGTGGTTCTTTTATGCagagtgtatttattttatagctgCTATAAATACACGCACTGTCTAATACCATTTAGTTTGTGTCCACCAttaattgattattttatttaatcttatTAAGCATCATACAGCtagccctaaaaaaaaaaaaaaaaaaactttaaccagTCACAAAGAGTTAAAATATTTCTATCATACTTCAGGTAATCTCTGTGCAGATAATGTTTATTGAGAAGATTATTCAAtaatgtttattgaataattacATCAGGCAGCTAGGTAATTAACTCTATAACTAGAGCGCTATCTAGCGTCTTTAAAAtagcaattaataataataataataataataataataataataataataataataataataataataattgtatctaCAGTGGTTTCTTATTAATTATGCTGGTCAATTTGGCTATGGAATCTCAGTCATATGAAACACCTCCAAAAACCTCATTACAAAACAACCAAGATATGTACTTCTCAACCCTAAACCTCTTACCCACAGTGGGGGCGTATTGCGTCATTTTCTGTACCTTGTCTTTCCTGTAATCTTATAGAGACCAATATAATAGTATGCTACTGGTGggcggagagagaggagagagagagagagagagagagagagagagagagagagagagagagagagagagagagagagagagagagagagagagagagagagagagagagacatgtgGGACTGATATTTTGGCGGGACGTGATGAAATGTTGGACCGATCCCAGTCGAGTCACTGGCGTGTGTGTGGTGGGAGTCGGTGGCGTGTCCCTGTCACAGCGGGAGGCAGCGTGTTGTTTATttttctccccctcccccccccccccccccgactcaaTCAGACATCAAAAACAATGGCCTGCCCACCAATACCACTGGCTGAAAGTTAAACCATCGCCCATCAGCGTAATTCTGCCTTGCCAAAATATTTATACAGAGGGAGGACCTTGAACGCTTCCACACATTCATTCAGTAAAGCCAGACAGGACTGCCAGCAGCACGTTATTAAAAACAGAGGAACGAACTGACTTTAAAAACCGACATCGTTCTGATAACTGCAATAACAAcaacaccatatatatatatatatatatataaatatcaatAAAGCAACTCGCGAGTGTTGTTTGGCCGAGCAGTCCCAAGAATAAAGCTGGGCTTCTacatttttctttcaaacatgAACTTTTTAGCATTTAGTAACATTCTGACCTGTGCCATCTTATGTCAAAATATTGGACGATACTCAGTAAACGGTAAGTCTGATACCTATACCCGATCCTAAACAATGTTTAGCatttgttgatatatatatatagttttgagTATGTCATTCATGGATAGATCTTGAATGTGTAGCATGTTACCGATCaccatactactactactacataatatatattgtaaatgaattgacacacaaacactgtaTTCGTTTAGGAGTATCTAAATGTTATTAAACTGagtaatttttatttgtttgtctttattctttgtttttctttataaaaaagcATATTGTGTAACTTGCAATGTAAGTGCAGTATTTCTATATATAAGCGAATGTGATGTGCATTTTCTATTAGAGCATCAGAGCGCAAGCACGACACCTTTCAAATCAGCACTAGAGGTATTTCTTTTTTACCAAAGACTGCAACGTGCGGTTCATTTCTACAGGCGCCAGGGCGCACACTCGTGTAGGCGTAGCAGCCTGAAGGCATAGCCTACGttttgtcataataataataataataataataataataataataataataataataataataatcgtcatcatcattataaaaacaaatatataagaTATTTGTCAGGCAAGACGTC is from Acipenser ruthenus chromosome 49, fAciRut3.2 maternal haplotype, whole genome shotgun sequence and encodes:
- the LOC131721891 gene encoding E3 ubiquitin-protein ligase RNF126-like, which encodes MAEAPTRPGRFFCHRCSAEISPHLPDYTCPRCESGFIEELPEERSAENGSTSSASTSDQNRHQFETLDQHMFTFPPGYGQFALGIFDENFEFSAGPPSEDNRETENRRERELASRQRYGARQPRARHMARRQTGRHEGVPTLEGIIQQLVNGIIAPTAIPNIGLGPWGMLHSNPMDYAWGANGLDAIITQLLNQFENTGPPPADRDKIKSLPTVQVTEEHVGSGLECPVCKEDYTVGENVRQLPCNHMFHNDCIVPWLEQHDTCPVCRKSLSGQNTATNPPGLSGMNFSSSSSSSSSSSSSSPGNENTTNNS